One genomic window of Peromyscus maniculatus bairdii isolate BWxNUB_F1_BW_parent chromosome 2, HU_Pman_BW_mat_3.1, whole genome shotgun sequence includes the following:
- the Hspb7 gene encoding heat shock protein beta-7, producing the protein MSHRTSSAFRAERSFHSSSSSSSSSSSASRALPTQDPPMEKALSMFSEDFGSFMRPHPESLAFPARPGGQGNIKTLGDAYEFTVDMRDFSPEDIIVTTSNNHIEVRAEKLAADGTVMNTFAHKCQLPEDVDPTSVTSALREDGSLTIRARRHPHTEHVQQTFRTEIKI; encoded by the exons atgagCCACCGGACCTCCTCCGCCTTCAGAGCGGAGAGAAGCtttcattcttcctcctcctcctcttcctcttcctcttcggCCTCCCGTGCCCTCCCGACCCAGGACCCACCCATGGAGAAGGCTTTGAGCATGTTTTCCGAGGACTTCGGCAGCTTCATGAGGCCCCACCCTGAGTCCCTGGCCTTCCCAG CCCGTCCCGGGGGACAAGGCAACATCAAAACCCTCGGGGATGCCTATGAGTTTACAGTGGACATGAGAGACTTTTCCCCTGAAGATATTATTGTCACCACCTCCAACAACCACATCGAGGTGCGGGCTGAGAAG CTGGCTGCTGATGGCACAGTCATGAACACCTTTGCCCACAAGTGCCAACTACCAGAGGATGTGGACCCTACATCGGTGACCTCGGCCCTTCGAGAGGATGGTAGCCTCACCATCCGGGCACGGCGTCACCCACACACGGAACATGTCCAGCAGACCTTCCGGACGGAGATAAAAATCTGA
- the Srarp gene encoding LOW QUALITY PROTEIN: steroid receptor-associated and regulated protein (The sequence of the model RefSeq protein was modified relative to this genomic sequence to represent the inferred CDS: inserted 2 bases in 2 codons; deleted 1 base in 1 codon), with amino-acid sequence MSRTLPQGEVHHGREKAGGSASQQTKGAAMLEPGGTDLAGFPAVTSVACPARLNVRDRQQAFVAGPAPTKTVPTAHITCVIDRATGKQVSLAAPPVTPXVSRPSQGHVTPPMKTVVVVCGKTTMHGTRDFSLSCRPLAGAKDTLPSYRGFXGAERRPLKAGATEKHSTWETVGCSVRALSSCIRGQVG; translated from the exons ATGTCCCGAACTCTACCACAGGGGGAGGTGCATCACGGCCGCGAGAAGGCCGGGGGCAGCGCTTCACAGCAGACAAAGGGCGCCGCCATGTTAGAGCCGGGCGGAACCGACCTCGCTGGCTTCCCGGCAGTAACTTCCGTCGCTTGCCCAGCGCGGCTCAACGTGCGCGACCGCCAACAGGC gTTTGTGGCCGGCCCTGCCCCCACAAAGACTGTCCCCACAGCTCacatcacttgtgttattgaccGTGCCACTGGAAAACAAGTCTCCCTGGCAGCACCCCCAGTGACAC AAGTATCAAGACCCAGCCAGGGACATGTCACCCCGCCCATGAAGACGGTTGTTGTGGTCTGTGGA AAAACCACGATGCATGGGACTCGGGACTTTTCGCTCAGTTGTAGACCTCTTGCCGGGGCCAAGGATACCTTGCCATCCTACAGAGGAT GTGGCGCTGAGAGGAGACCCTTGAAGGCTGGAGCTACTGAAAAGCATTCAACTTGGGAGACAGTTGGGTGCTCTGTCCGGGCTCTCTCTTCCTGTATCCGTGGGCAGGTTGGGTAG